The stretch of DNA GTAAAAATTGTAAACTTTTACGATAACCGGCCCAGCACCAGCTTTATCGGTTTTCGGTTGTTTCGCAACAGCCCCCGGCACCGTTTTGAAATACCCATTCACGAGCAAATACTGCCGGCAGTGATTCGCAATTCATCGCCGGAAAAAATCGGCCAGTCCGACATCACCATTTATCATTACGGCTATGAAAATGATCAAGAAGCCCACCGCAATAAAATTCAGCGCAATTTAAGAATTTTGCACAAAGCCATGCGGGATTACGGCCAGACAGGATTTTTACCCTTTTACCTGGGGGTTGAGTACCAAAAACTGGGGGATTACCAAAAGGCGTTGGCCTACTATCAAATTTCCCTGCCCAGAACTCCCCTGACAGAATCCTATGCGCCCGCCCTGGTCCGGGGCATGGCCTTTTGCTTGTTAAGCCTTAAACAATACCAGGCGGGTATTGATTTGATAGATCACTTTTTGCAGGTTTATCCCGATTACACCGACCTGGTGTTTTTAAAGGGGGCCATGTATGCAGCGCAGGAAAATATCCCGGCGGCTCTGGCCTGTATGAACCGCTGCCTGGCTATGGGTCCGCCGCCCGGCCATCTTTTTTCCAGCCATGGCATCGGCCGGGAAAAACCCCTGGCTGTGATAAAAGATTTAACCGAAAAATTGCTGCACCAGGCAGCCGCCTCTTTGGCTCGGGGCGAATGCTCCCAGGTCTTCTTAACACTCAACACAGTCTTGGAGCAGCTAACCAAAACACCTTACGAAGAAGGGTTCCATAAGATGATAGAAATTATGTTAGCAACATTATAAACCCAACGAAAGAAAGATGATCTTGCTTAGGCGGCTCCTCTTTCTTTCTAAGAGCGGAGGATAAAGCATGTATTTGGTTGATCAGCTGAGGAGCAGCGAATATCTAAGCCGGTTGGAGCGTCTTAAACTCATACCGGGGCAAACGTTGGTCAAGAAAGCCGGCGCGGTCAGGGCAGATAAGCTGCATGTGGTTTACTTGCTGGGTCATGTCAGTGTCTGCGGCGGGGTAAAAATCATCCTGGAACATGCCAACCGGCTGGTGCAGCACGGTGTGCGGGTAACGCTGCTGTCCCACTTCCCCAGGCCGGACTGGTTTGAGTTAAGGGCGGATTATCGCCGGGTTCCCTTTGGCCTTGACCTGGCCCGGGGGATTCCCTTTGACTGTGATGTGGTGGTGGCCACTTACTGGGATCAGTTGGGTGCCTGTGTGGAAGCCTGTGTTGCCCCGGTGGTTTATTTTGAACAGGGAGATTTCCATTTATGGGATTGGCCAAAGGTTAACCCTGAGCTGCAGGAAATTATCCATCATTTTTACCGGCTGCCGGCTCATATCATAACCTGTTCGGTCACCGGTGCCCGTAAAATTAAAGAAGTATTTGGACGGGAAGCGACAGTCTTTTACAATGCACTGAACAGCGAGGTTTTCTTCCCAAAATCCCAACCGCCCGCTGACCGCATTGTCCTGGGCGTGGGCCGGGACACCACTCCCTTCAAGCGGCTGCCGGATATTGGGGAAGCCTGCCGGCTGGTTCAGGAGCAGGGTTACCCGGTTGAGTTCAGATGGGTCACTCCCTACCCGCCTGTGCGACCCGTGGGCACCATTGTGCTTAATCCCAGCCAGGCAGAACTGGGCAATGTTTACCGGCAAGCCTGGGTCTATGTTTGTGCCTCCGAGTATGAAACCTTCCCCTTACCGCCGCTGGAAGCCATGGCCTGCGGCACTCCGGTAATCACCACCCCGAACGACGGGGTCAAAGCCTATGCCGTGGAGGGCGAAAACTGCCTGTTTTATGAAACCGGCAATACCCGGCAATTGGCAGCCACCATCATCCGCCTGCTGGAACAGCCCGACTTATATAACAAATTACAGGCCGGGGGTTATCAAACTGCCAAACAGTTCAGTTGGCAGCAGGTTATCCCCCAGCTTAAGGCTTATTATGCCAAGGTTGCCGGTTATCAACCGGTGCTTATAAATCAGCCTTCTGAATGGGAGGAACTCCGGCCGTCAGAATTGACCGCCGCTGAACAGCAAGCAGTGGCCCAAGCGCTGGGTGGCACTACAGCGGATCAGGTTTATCTGCCTTTTGTCTATAAATTGCCGGAATTTACCGTGGTTCGCTGGCAGCCGGTTTTTTACCGAAAAAAAGGCAGCAGCGGCCGGGCCGAATTTCTTTATGGCTTATTTAAAGCCGGTT from Desulforamulus hydrothermalis Lam5 = DSM 18033 encodes:
- a CDS encoding glycosyltransferase family 2 protein, producing MAKTVSLCLIAKNEEKHIARCINSAKPFVDQIVVVDTGSTDHTAEIAESLGAEVYHHIWQDDFALARNQSLSYATGDWIIFLDCDEELAPATAPLLRQVIQDDYYQGYWVKIVNFYDNRPSTSFIGFRLFRNSPRHRFEIPIHEQILPAVIRNSSPEKIGQSDITIYHYGYENDQEAHRNKIQRNLRILHKAMRDYGQTGFLPFYLGVEYQKLGDYQKALAYYQISLPRTPLTESYAPALVRGMAFCLLSLKQYQAGIDLIDHFLQVYPDYTDLVFLKGAMYAAQENIPAALACMNRCLAMGPPPGHLFSSHGIGREKPLAVIKDLTEKLLHQAAASLARGECSQVFLTLNTVLEQLTKTPYEEGFHKMIEIMLATL
- a CDS encoding glycosyltransferase, producing the protein MYLVDQLRSSEYLSRLERLKLIPGQTLVKKAGAVRADKLHVVYLLGHVSVCGGVKIILEHANRLVQHGVRVTLLSHFPRPDWFELRADYRRVPFGLDLARGIPFDCDVVVATYWDQLGACVEACVAPVVYFEQGDFHLWDWPKVNPELQEIIHHFYRLPAHIITCSVTGARKIKEVFGREATVFYNALNSEVFFPKSQPPADRIVLGVGRDTTPFKRLPDIGEACRLVQEQGYPVEFRWVTPYPPVRPVGTIVLNPSQAELGNVYRQAWVYVCASEYETFPLPPLEAMACGTPVITTPNDGVKAYAVEGENCLFYETGNTRQLAATIIRLLEQPDLYNKLQAGGYQTAKQFSWQQVIPQLKAYYAKVAGYQPVLINQPSEWEELRPSELTAAEQQAVAQALGGTTADQVYLPFVYKLPEFTVVRWQPVFYRKKGSSGRAEFLYGLFKAGSLAEHPYSLALEQIQLQNHRQALARFKSYLDKTNNHREAAVLIRWLAWCLLKLERYSDAHRLMHKGMQLYPDFADFYYLYALFFRHRGFAAELQTMQNTLRVLGDGAGYPEYIKDIAALTL